In Ischnura elegans chromosome 3, ioIscEleg1.1, whole genome shotgun sequence, the sequence ggatggaagaaaaaaaacaagaaatcttTCCCGCATTACGAGTCGGACGCGCGCATCGCCTGCCCACTCGGGCGCACCACCTTTTCTGCCCGcttgccgccgccgccgcctccgggAGACCCCTAAGGAGTGGCCTACCCACCCGATGACTCCCACCCCTTCCCAACTCAAGGAACATTTCCATCTTTCTCTCTCCAGGGAACtgagggtgagagagagagatagaaaaaagGCCCTCTGACACCTCATACCTCGCTCTTTCTCTCAGGAGACCAGGGATGCGAGTGGACGTAAAAAAGGTGTTCCCCCCTCTCTCCGCCGGGCACTCCACACTTCAGGTAAACGCGGCACCGGCCTAAAAGACTGAAAAACCTCCCATTCTGCGTCCTCGCTCGCATGGGAAGGCGCGGAAGAGTGGATGGTCTCACCGCACAACACACCCACACAGCAGACGTAccattcctttctctctctctatctctcccttACCGCCTTTCCCTCACCCATCTTCCCTAGGCCCTTTGTTTCCTTGAATTCCAAAAGAAATACCCTTTCCGGAGAATTGTGAGGTAAAGGAGCGGGACGACGGGGGGTTATGGGCGAGTGCGGCGCTGCCTGCCCCACGCTTCCTTCTCCTGGGGGCAGGGAAGTTTTGGGCGCGGCGTTGGGTGTGGAGACAAGGTCTGTGGTGCTGCTGCTGCGGGAGGAATGAGAACCGCGATgagggggaggagaaggggtTGGCAGCGTCTGGGAAGAGGAGCACTGGGGAGCAAGAATTCCCTTTGTGTCCACGGCCTCTACTGCGCTCCTCATATCCATCCTCCCTACCTTTCCGCATCTCCTAGTGCTTCCCTCCATTCTTTTTACTTCGCCTCTCTGAGACGCTCTACCGTTCATGATTGATTTATTAGCATCTTTTAAAGGGTGTGCATATGCTGGCCTTTGGACCTAAAGAATTTTAAAGCCCTATAGATTCATATGGGCTGGCTGGATGTAGGAGGCTGATTTTGCGACTAAATGAAAAGAGagataaattgatgaaaaagtgaTCTTTTTAAGGATGTGCATATGCTGACCCTGGGGCATAGAGAATTTTAAAGCTCTATAGAAGCATTGGTCTACGGAGGTGGCTGAATTTTTGCGActaaatgaaaggaaagatagaGTGAAATGAAACGGATACTTAAGAAATGAAAGAACGTTATCGTTTCATGGATGGGCATGGAAGTAAGAAAGCGAAAACTGAACGGGTGATGCAATATTCGGTAGCACGCaaaaaaaaaaatggagagaGGTGGAATTTTTCGGCGGGAAGCTGGTGAAGGCGCGGCACGTGGATACTGTGACAGGAATGGATTTGTGCAGGCTGTGTAGCAGAGCAGGAAGACGGAAAATAGCCGTCGGCGTCTCTCCGGGGATGGCTTTTGTTGGGTCTCGTGCGTGCGACAAAGGCGATCGGGGGTATAGGTATAAGCAGATTAGGGACGGCGTGAAAGATAGGGGGtcggagagaaagagagtgagAGAATCTTCGCTGCATTGAGCCTTAAAGCCAGGCTGTAAGAATGGAGGTGGTGACGGTAGAGGAGACACTAATCCGTCGAAAAAAAGATCAGGGGAAAAAGGTAGGCGCTGCACTGAATAGAAGAAATTGAAGGTGGCCTGGCCGAAGTTTGCGCCCTAAACGTGAATtgagtggaaaagaagaaggaaagtTGCTTTTTGAAGAAGTGATCAGAAGCACGAGTGAGGTTGAATAGAACGGGAATAATGGCGGTACCTTTCTCCATTTCCTCAAAAGAATGTGTTAACTTCAAAGAAGCTGATTCTTCCCTTGGTTGTTCTCCTTATTTAGGTGGAGCCATTACTCCTCTCAAGAGATCGAATTATGTATATGTTTCAACGAATTACTCGTTCAGAACTTTTGTTCACTTTGAAATTTAATGAACTGAACTATACCAACATTTTCCAtatatcaaatacagaaaattaacATAACGAggggaaaacatcaaattttatttaagggCTTAGTAtaaactctgaaaatttcaagatatagcataaaaaatttaaacgagCGATTCGTTAGGATAAAACACCGGTCGAATAGGAGTGATGCGCCCTGTTAGAATATTGTTATAGTTCGGCCATCCCCACCAGAATTTGCCCGCTACAACGCGAAGATGCCCTAGAAGTATAACATTCCgatatattccaaaatataagCGCATTCTCGGCCGGGAATAGCAGGGATGAGAGCCTTAATAGAGAAAGGACGCGCGTCAGAGTGTGGAAAAATTGTGAGCAGGAAAAGGCGAAGGGAAGAAGACAAGAGAGACGCCTGGGAGACGGCTTCATCTGTCTCCCCACTGGACGTTCGGTTGACGTTGGGCCGGGAAGCAGTTTGGAGTCCCCCGTGGATGGGATAGAGGAGCGACAGGCCTCCTCCTCGGACCACCTCGGAGACTCTGAGCGGGAAGCGAAATGAAGACGGAAGAAGAGATGGGCAGACACGACCCTCTACTGAAATGCAAAATTCTGATTCTTGAGATCCCAATCCAACCTTCTAAGAATTATTCGATTCATTCACCGTTTATCTTGATTCTGTCTATGTTGATCACACGTTGCTCGGTTATTTTGGAGAGCAGTTCGGACGGTGAGGTATAAAGTGATAAGGTAAAGGGTGGCGTGGTCTGACTTGAGGGCGGGCTCGAAGGGGAGGGTAATACCTCTCCGGTGTGGGTGGTTTTTCGATGGCCGAGTTAGGTGGAAAACCCGAAGAGTTTGGAATGGGGGGGATGGCTCCCGTGGGAAGGTGCGGGTTTGGACGGCTCAATTGCCCCGGGACGACAGCTCTCCTCCTCACTGCAGAGCGAGGTTGGGACGGGGCGGGGGCCTGTGGATGTTGTTCAGGTAGGGATAAATTAGGGGGTGGAATCCTTCGATGGCCGTGTGAGGAAAGAGATTTTTGGGCGGCGGTGTTTCCTGGGGAGTGGGTAGGCCAGGGAATTAAGCTTTTAAGGGTTGAAACGCCAAGGTATAGCTCGTGAATGGTGAAATGACCGGTATCTCTCTCCCAATGAACCTATTCCAAATAGTGCTACTAATTGTCACATTTCATCTCGCTACCTTTTTCTCTCGTCGTATTAACCACCCAGGCTAGTGGTGCTTGAGCCTGGTGACGTACTATCATTACTATGCGAGGAAAGTTCCATTTTTGCGGCTAGAGCTCGGGGTTGATAACGCATGGTACCGGAAGCAAGACGTCAGAGAGAGAGCATTGTACTGCACAAGACTAGTTGGCCGAGGCAGAATAGCTGCCCAGAAAAGTTCGGAAGTGTCACTTATCCCGACGAAATTTTGCGTGAAGTTGTCCCTATTGTGAGTATTCTACTGTTCCGGAAGGCCGTCTCCTGTAGGAGGTCTTGGTGGGTGTGGAAGTGGTGGGGGAAAAAGGTGGAAAGAAGGGACACTAGAGTTTTGAAAAGGAAGTCAAAGGAGAAGCGAGAAGGACTCCTGGAGCTTGTCAATCGCGCCGCTGTGACCATCTGCCCCATTCCCTCTCTGTCGTTCCAAGTAACACAAAAACCTGCCCCACCCAGGGAATCTTTCTCTCTCACCTAAACACCTtttccctctccccttcccctctcgCTTCTCTTCCTTACCCAAGAGCTCGGTACCATCTTGCGGGAAAAGGGCTTCTGCGCAAGATGGTAACGACTTCTTGCGGATACGAGGACAGGGGTcgctcttaaaaaaaataaaaccaaaacgGGAGATAGTTGCACAAAAAATGGGATTTCTTGGTAGAGCATCCTTTCTTTGGCGCCTGTGGAAAGGACTCGATTGTTTCACGGTAGTTTTACGGGGGTGAGATGTGGTGGGAAATTCGTCTTAACCAAGCCTCCCCAACAGTTAAGCTCCTTGCTTGTCGCCCCTCGTGGAGACAACTTAATCTTCACTCATCTCCCTAACCGATCTTCCTTCCGGTAGACCCGCCGGGAGAGACGACACTCTACCACGGGCAACCACACGACCagcgtttcattttattttccctccCACACGCCCCTCGTAAACGACACCCCTCAATCACAGCCCCAGGGGAAGGAGAAAAAGACACCATTTTTTCGCCATTCGTGGCCATCCTTGGCGGCCGTGAACTGATCTTTTAGGCTCTCTGCGGGAGAAAGCGTTTATGCCCTACCCTCCCCCTTTCACCGGGGTCATTCCCACACTGGCGGGTGACAACTGACAAAAGTCTTCACCCGGATGACTTCTCCTCACCCAATCTGCCACTTCATTCTCACCCCATCAGTCTGTTGCACTCGGCTCATTAACCAAACCCGCATATCTGTACGTCTTCATCTCCTCCTTTTCACCTGTCTTCTTGGAAGAGCTCTCGTCCACGTTCGAGTGCTTTCCTCCTTATCTGCTTCGTCCATTCCGCTGGGGAGCAGCGCGATCGGGAGCGAGATGTCAGTGCGACGGACCGACGTCCCACACGGTATCCTTCTCACTAAATAACACCTGCCACGGGAGGCAGGAGGAATGTTCCACCGACACCGCGTATTAACACTCCCGTCCAAGTCTTTTTCACCTCGTGCCCACTAAACTCCCCCCCACTTCCCCGACCCACTTCGCTCCTCCGCCCGGCGCCTCTCCCAATGTTTCCCCACCGATCACAACACAGAATGTCTTCCGCACATGTCGCCTCCTTCTCCACCACTCATTCCTTTTCTCCCCTTGACATACATACACACGTTTATCCTGTCGCTGGCTTCTCGTGGGATGATCGCCATCTCCGTCCCCTCTCCGCTTTATGATTTTCgtgaaaagataaataaatgcgTATCATTTCTTTCGATTTGCTGCGGGTTTTAAAATGCGAATGCGTTTGCTCCTTCCTCGTAAACAACGAATGGGCTACATAAGAAAGCTTCTCCAAAAAAGCGGTCTATGGcagtcgaaatatttttttttaatttattaatttttttcaaagttacgCTCCCTCCACTCCACACCTTGGTTATGAATGCGTCGTCCGACTTGCGGGCACACGGAAATTATCGCCGGTGAGGGAGAATGAAAGCATTCAGCCTTCCCTAGACCCGTGCGTCGTCTTCCGTGCCTCCATGCGATTCTTCTGCGGTATCGCGAGGAGGATTTCTCAGGAAGAGGTCGGTTCAAGTTATTAGTTTATACCGAGCGTCCTCCCGCTGACGCCCCCATTCTCAAGTCTTCCCGGTAGGTCCGGTGTCCGCGGATCCGGTGGTTCTGCTCCGGCCGCGGGTGGTCCTCGCGGGGCGGCCCACTCTGCCGGAGGACACGCGCTGGGCCTCCCTCCCTCCGCCGAAGAAGTGAGGAGGGAGGGAGGCGCGTGAGGCGTCGTCGAGGTCCTTGGGTGTCTGCTCCGTGTGTTGGTATACGCGTCGCTCTGGAGTGTATGCGTGTGTGTTGTGTATTTGTGTGCGAGTGTTGTTGTGTGTCGAACGGGTGTCCACCCGACGCGCCGTCCTCCGGGGACGTCCTCTGGGCCCGTTTCCCGGTAAAAGGCAGCTTCGCCCTCGTCCGGGTCCTCGTCCCTCTTGTCTTCAGGGCGCCGGCGCGTGCACTCAGCTCACCTCCCACTTCCTCTTGCCGCCGTGCCTCGTCTTTGGATTGCCGTACCGTCCGAGCCTCGGCTCTCTCGTGACCGCGAGACCCCCTCCGCGCTCcacgccgccgccgcctccgccgcctCCCGCGAAGTAGCCGTCCCTGTAGGGCAGCAGCTCCGCCATGCCGCCTTCCCTGAGGGTCAGCCCCTTGAATCCCCGGCCCCCGCCCGCTATCAGCACGCCGTCGTGTCCGGCGCCCGACAGCTGGGGCAGGAGGCCGGGGGCGCCGTTGCCCAGGCGCTCGTGGTGCGCGCCGATGCTGAAGTCGGAGCCCCGCTTGATGAAGTTGAGGCACGTGGCCCGGCTGCGGGTCCTCGACTTGTGCCGCCTGGGAGGTCCGCCGGTGCGCCGTGGGGGGTTGatgccagccgccctcagcggccTCCCCTTCGGATTGAAGCCCACGAAGTAACTCTGGTTGGCCGCGGATTTGTATTGGTTGTAGCCATTTTCCATGACCTCGTAGAACTTACACCTCGCGCCCTTGTCACGCTTctggagggagagaaagggaaaaTCTGTAAGCGTGATTGCCGAGGCgagaaaaatatgttataataatggTATATGATATTTGCCATACAAATGCGCCCGCTCACGGTCACTGTGTTTCCGTGTCGATAAAGGTTGTGCTTGTCAAATTATTCTAACTGATAAtcaatatgaatgaatattacGAGTGGATATGAATGTCTTTGTACAATGCGGCACATGCTCATATAATGCATTTGAATTTATTAACAATTTCTTTAACAACATTTCTGAAACTACAAAATTTCACAGAATAAAAATCATTGTAGTTTTTCGAGGTTGACGAAATTAAGATAAAGTATCTTAGAATTCGAATGCACTGAATACTTCAAAAATACTTCCAGTGCCAATTTTGAATCATCATTTGCAGTACGATATGTAGTAGATATTATGTATGATCCGAGTATAGTTCTTCATAAATTATAGGTTTGTACTTACCGAGCCTATTAACTTCCAGTTCcgattgaaacataaaaacctTTGAGCCTCTTCCGCATATATGGTCATCACACCAATGCCTACTGAGCGAATGGttaaatttcctgaaaaacaaagaaaacacattataATCGTCACTTTTCAGTTCGATTGAAGGTACAAGTTCAATAAAACATCACttaagcaaaatattattttggtgaATACGTCCattttgcttatatttaaatGGATGTTGCTGTTTCATGAATTCAATATAATGCTGAAATATGCTATCAGTCATGGAAATTTTTTGCTAAATTCTCGGAGACACAAATAGCTTTTTTATCTCCTTTACGGCTCTTGAATTCCTCTTCCCATTATCTTTAATTTATGGTTGCCAGCTCGCAACttcattattattccttattacaTTCAGCACAGTAAATTCTATCTTTATTTCCATTAGACTGCTTGTAGTTAGCACCTCCTTTCGCCATTTCCGTATGAaggaatgaatttatatcttttgtcCATTGCATCAGCTTCCGTCATTTCTTAACCACCAATGTAAGAGGAGATTTACGAGGGCACTAAATCTCGAATGGtcagtttatttttgttttgcagTTACGGGCAGCGGTTATCTATAACGTAGAACCAAGATGTTTCTCGTGCTTTCATCGATTATTTATTGACCCTATTTTCCGTGGTATCCATGAATGCTTTGTATTTGCGGCGCGATGCTTATGTCATTTGAGCTTCAAGCTATATCTTTTCATGTCTGTCGCATTAAGTAAATGTATGGCGGTTTGTAAAGGGTGTAGATGTgcaattcattttgatttttcagcggcaaagtaatatatattttactgtgatttttattttgagggTAATGTCGTTGCATACGCATTTGAAGAGCTCAAGGAGCATTGATGCAGATTTTATTAGAAAAGTGGATATACCGCGACCAGATAATTCTTCTACGCCACCATAAAAATAAGAGCAGTATAGGATGAAGGCTGCATAATGAATGGATGCATAAGGCTTTTTTCGTCCGCTGTTTAAGGTCCCATAAAACAATCCGGGGTAAGCTACGCTGCTCACTCTGAAAACGAGAAAACCAGTTTATTTTCTGGAGACGACATCGACTACCGAAGGGAAAAAGGGGGGCAACCATTAAGCGCTACCTTTAGTGGCATTTTGGAATACTATCCAATTAGCCTTATCTTTACGTATATTCCGAcctaaatttgttttctttcctctGCTTCCCCATAGGTTTAGTGGTCTGGGAAAAAGCCTTCATCTCATTATACCGTTCTCGAATTTAAAGGGGGATAACGATTCGCTACGGCGGGTATTTCTATTTCCTTGGACGTGAAGTAGATACTTGCACCTACGAATAAAAGTCTCGTGAGATGATTTTTCCGTTAGACCGGTTCTTGGATGGTTGCTTCACTCTAGGAGTATGGACTGGAGGTAAGGGTTTAGAGAGGTTTAGATGGGTTTAGACATGATGGTCCAATCAATGTGAAGATCGTAAAGAAGTGATGTATGGTTGGATTATGAAGCTATAGATCGTAAAACACGAGAAGgctgaaggaataaaatatttttgtcattcttttgtttttttctccgtCCAAAAACTTCCCTGAGACATTTTCAGGGTAAAACAAAAGTTCTGCGCTCCTGTAACTTTCTTAGTATTTCTACCTGCTTTCATGGACTGAAACTTAGATAAAGCAATGTTCCAACGCCATGATTTATGTTATATAATCAATGCTAAAAgccatgtcattttttttctttcatgccTCTTCGTATAAATCTAGTTTTTCTCATGTACTTCTAAAAATAATGACGCCCCTTCAAGAGACTAGTTTATTTCATTATAGGAAATACAAATCGAGTTTTCTGTTATTCTCTTCTCTATATACTAATATACATacaaatttatacatatatagaaAGAAGAACCAAAATTTATTGTGTATCAACAGGCTGAGAAAATTAGTTGAATTTGTCAGTCTTTTAAATTTATGGGCGATTATCGCTCTGCGTTTCGAGGTACCCTCGCAGCGCAGCAGTAAAATGCAAATGCAGCCGTCAATCCACGTCGCAATGCTATTCCTCTGTTATAACGGGTACTATAATTCGCAGGATAAATGCAAAGGCGAAGTTAGGtcattttccataatttctcTTCTATTTATGTTTTCTTGGTTCCATTTGTTTTTCAATTGATGGGATATGCTAATTCATGCAACTGGAAAAAATACCTCATTTTGATTGCAATTTCGTTGTTAAAAAGCGTATCATTGTCAGGGATGCGGTGCACCGACTATTTATGcagactaattttttaaattggcagCCCTGGCCAGATATACTTTCTGTTGACTCGCGCAATGAACCTGATGTAGTTTCACGAAATATTGGGCGGTTATCAAAATGCAAGTATTTGTATGAAACCTCATAAAGCATGTTGCTAATGTCATTTGTTATTGTGCAATACATACGAGGGGGGTCAAAAAATAACTGGACGGAAATCGCTGCGCGCGTCGCTCTTATCTTTTGGGATTCTCCCACAACACGGGTGTTATTTAATAGTTTCTGAGTCAGTATGAGAAACGGCGTGGATATATTCGCTTGCAGCGAGCCACCCTGACAGTTTAtattcgaagagttttttgacctcttcgatttttgaaatgacTGATTTTCGAGAACGCCGTGCaacgttgaaaatttgttctctaCTAGGTAAAATTGATTCAAACACGgttattaaattgtttaaagCTTATAAAGAACATAGtttaaaaataactcaagtgCACGAGTGATGTTCGCCATTAAAACGTGGAAATATGTCGAccgaagacattcaacgcccggACCGGCCttcaggtccagaactgatgaaatagggtggtttcctattatttttttattgcccaaatcgaaagattattactcctggagtacgtattttacgcttttagatttttaaatgatataaacgatatctatttttcgcgatcaaataaaaagtgaacatttacaagcgcgcgaaaacgcgacggctaagtatgaatcccgggaaaactccgcgtgacgtcgttctggttcccgctgccgcaagtgaggtgaccttggggcgaggctttgagtgctgatacgactcaggatgctagcaggtagcagagtaccatgctagctggtagcgcttggcttaaataaggattattaataccctatcaaacaaaggaaactttccgaccttagccagttttaataggtgattatcatgtttccctgagctctgtgcctcatgcatacattgttaatctcagactagcctttttcaaatgaggataaaattgaccattgccattcgtctaaaccggtatttctaaaactaaataattagtTATagtaatatattatgaatacactgatggtgggtaacgaatcgcaatcaatgccttctttgatgaaggaaactactctattgtggAAAAAAACTCATACCCTTGTGTACGAGAGTAATTGGCGTACTATTGACGGACTTGCTGAACAATCTGGTCATTTGTGGAGTTCATTGCCGCGACCTTAAGCTGAAGATTTACAATTGAGACGAAATAGCGGCGaaattcatcccacgcttatgtTGCCTCGTGATCAAAAGCGGCACGTTTTGCTGCTTGCCGCGACtttagtttttggtaaaaaattgaaaaacactgCTTCCTTacccaccctactcaccagatTTCGCACCTTATGAGTTTATTTTGTTCAACGGAatgaaatggtgatgaaagggaaatgtttcgGTCATATTACAgaggtgaaaagaaaatcgaaggcggcgctgcaaggcatcggaaacgacgagtaccaaaggtgtttcgcgtTGTGGAGAATACGTTTTAACCAATTTATCAGTATAAATGtagagtacttcgaaggtgactaacgtttttaagacaaaaaatcaaatgtaaaacaatgttaattttgaatttttttaaattttgaccggttatttttgggtccgcCCTCGTAATGCCCttttaatgaggaaaatttttagtatttatcTTTAATTGTCGGTGAAAGGTGTGAGAATTAACATGAAGTTTCAAAATCTAAGTTAATACTGATATTATAATATCTTTACTAAAATTCATCATCTAGGGATGTGTGGAGTCATAATTTCCAGAGGCATAAGTTGTTTTTACTTGTATTGCAAAAATAGTCGCTGGAAAATTTGTCCTCCATCTCCTCCTCATGTTATTGCAGGGAACCTGTGTCGCGCTACTGTTGCAGTGGGTAgtgttttgctatttttatcgAGGAGTACGAATGGGAAGGAGTATTACATTTGCGGTTTCAATGAGCTTGCTTCTCAATTCTCCCGTATTTTATGCGCTTCCATATCGAGCATGTGCGAGTCAAACAGCTAATCTATGTATCTCAACTGTCAATCGAAGTCATGAATTGGGGCGCATTCCCTTATTCTGTGGTTAATAAGATAGTGCTGTGCTGTTCGTCGCCCTAAAGCATATGACCTTGAAGAGCTCGTCCAATTTCATACTGCCCCTATTACCTTGTCACCATTTACTCCGCTCCCTTGGTTTTTCCCCGTGAGAATTTAAGCAAAATGAAGGTGCTGAAAAAATAGCTTTCCGATATTCCCGTTCGTAAATTCAGCACACCAATGAAATGTAAaagatgaaaggaaaattttacaagCATCGTTGTATTAAAAGAACCCGTTAcgtgaaaatgaatgaattttacttGATTGTGATTAAGTTTTTCTAATTCACGAAAATATGTAATGACCCCTATTTTCATAGATAAAGCTAGCTGTCTCTATAATTCACATTTTCCAGGCTTTTGTTGATGCTGCACAGAACatgtatttacaatgaaaaataattgaaaagttatttccAAGAAATTTATTTATCTGCCTTTTGCTTACATTGTGGGACTCAAACATTTATATCATGAGCGGAGCTTCAATTAATGTTTTCTAATGGTGGTGCTTTCTTCCTTTGCCTCCGTATCCCGAGTGGACCGATAAAAAACTCTCGGCCGACGAATAATCAAGCTGAAACCGGCTTAGAGACCGCATAACATAAACATAACTCGCGGGATGAGCCAGCGtgggaaggagaggaggggaTGGAGGTCTTAAAAGGGAATGGAGATAGCAAGGGGGCGATGGGATGAGTgtgagagggagggagagtgaTAAAGGAATGGAGGGATGCGGAGTTGGTCGCAGAA encodes:
- the LOC124155943 gene encoding uncharacterized protein LOC124155943, whose product is MRTLPQLAVSAKLLCLLMVVICGAVPSMVRSVRLYNQCSSSHVSVDASGRVLADDDKTEEKFRNLTIRSVGIGVMTIYAEEAQRFLCFNRNWKLIGSKRDKGARCKFYEVMENGYNQYKSAANQSYFVGFNPKGRPLRAAGINPPRRTGGPPRRHKSRTRSRATCLNFIKRGSDFSIGAHHERLGNGAPGLLPQLSGAGHDGVLIAGGGRGFKGLTLREGGMAELLPYRDGYFAGGGGGGGGVERGGGLAVTREPRLGRYGNPKTRHGGKRKWEVS